CCCTGCCTTTCTTGATTTTATAGATAATGTTACGGAGCGTAACGAGCATAATCGTCAACCTGGCACTAAAGAGCAAGGCAAAAGGATCGCACTAATGACCATTCATAAATCCAAGGGGCTAGAGTTTCCTGTAGTCTTTTTAATTGGAGCATCTGAGGGAATCCTTCCGCATAGCTCTGCACTGGAGGGTGATCGGCTAAAAGACCGCAAGCTTGCAGCCGGAAGCAGCGGAGCTTCAAGCTTAGCAGCACTGGAGGAGGAACGACGACTGGCGTATGTGGCCGTTACAAGAGCCCGAGAGGAGCTATTTATCAGCTCACCTGCACAGCATCGGGGTAAAAAAGCGGAAGTTTCCCGCTTCATGTTATCCGCCTTCCGATCTGCCGTTTCTGCTACTGCGGCGACTACGGTGAGCAGATCAGTAACTACAAGAGCAGTAACTACAAGATCCTTGCCGACCAGCCGTGCAACTACAACAAAAACCCATGTCGTTCCAGTATGGAATTGCACAGGCAGTAGTTGTCCTGGCTGGACACGCATGAAAGCTGGCGGGGCTGAGGATCATCTAACCTCAAAACCATGCCCTCTATGTAGCTCACCTATGGCGAAGGATCAAAGAGAAGTTCCCGTATGATTCACATGCAAAAAAAGCAAGTTTCCTCTTCCTAGGAAACTTGCTTTTTAATATATTGTGCTATGCTCCAGCTTAGGTCCACGCCCACAAAAATCCGTCCCGATCCCAAGCAATTCTCCCGCCATGGAGCTTACGGAAAGCCTTTTTCACATCTTTGGAGAGTGAGGCATTGCCGTTCTCATTCACAAATACAAATTGTTCTCCGAAATTCTCTTTCACATATTCAATCGCCGCAGTCTGATGCAAGGTACCCGTAAAACGAATTTCCTTCACCATCCATTCCGCTACATCTTGTGCTGTTACTTCCATATGGATGTGCCTCCTCTCTGTTCTTGCTGCTAAAATGTGCCCTCATTATAACATGAATACAGCCCGATCGGACAAACGTCCGAATCGGGCTGTATTGGGATATTTCTAATTATTGGCGGTATGTATGATTCGAAGGATAACGAGTCTTCTGCCCGCCACTTACCATCAACAGAATCCCTGTAATCAAGTGTAGTACCCATCCCACTAATGGAATCCAAGCCAATAAAGAAGTTATAATTCCGAGCACTGAACCATAGATAGATTCATTGTTCTTTAAAGATAAAATCAAAGTAACCAGATGAAGAATAAACATAAATCCCAGTGCGGAGTACCAAGTGCCAATTACAATAGCAGCACCCAAAAATGGTATTGCCAAAATAATTTCAAACGAGCCTGTAATCCATTTCAGAGCTTTAGAAGCACTCAATAGAAAACCCCCTAATTAGGTAAAATATACTAATTATTATACAAAAACCCATCGTTCTCGTATATGATTTTTCTCGTGCTTCACAATTTTATTTTCATCCTAATGGCAAGGGTTCATCCACTTCCTGATGAGGCTGTCTCTGTACAAGTGGTGGCAATCCTTCCTTACTCATTGCAGCCGAAGGGGCAAGGCCCAAGCAATGGCACATTAACGGAGCCATCCGCAGCTGAGGGAGTGCTTCTGCCTCTTTTTCCAGAGATAATGCATCTACTCCAAACGTATATAACGGCACATCTCGCTCTGAAGAGGTTATCCCACCGTGGTACCCATTTGCGTTCATTCCATGATCTGCCGTAATCAGAATCTTGTACCCCTGCTCCATCCAGATTGGCAAAACAGTAGCCAGCAAACCGTCGGCAGTACGCACGGAAAGCTCATATTCCTTGCTCTCACCGCCATAACGATGTCCGGCGTCATCTATATTCATGGAGTGAATGTAAAGGAAATGCGGATCATACGCACTCCGTAAATACACAGCATCGGCAAACACATGGCTATCGGGATAGTGATCCTCGAAATAAAAGCTGCCATGCTGAATTGGCTTCATCACATTATGCTGATGGCGATCAGCCAGCGGATTAAAGGGAGCCGAATTATACAGCTCACTGACCCAATGATAGGCGACTGCAGCTGTTCGCAAATTAGCGGCCACTGCTAGATGGAATACACTCTCTTCACGGCTGGGTCTCACAATATGATTGGCCGTAATTCCATTTCTGGACACGGGTGTACCCGTCAAAAGCACTTCATAAAGAGGGCGTGACAGACTGGGTAATTCCGACTGTACTCGGTAACAAGATAAGGAACCTTGCTCCACAAGATGCTCTAAATACCCCATGTATTTGCGAGCTGCATCATATCTAAGTCCGTCCAAGACAACCACAATGAGTTTATTGGTCATTTCCGTCATTCTACTCACGCTCCTTCTACCTCTACCGTACATCGTATGCTATTACCTCAGCTCCACAGCATTAACCGTCAACAAAGTATGCACTCAATAGCAGTATAGGTGCGTTCTATTTTCGCGGCATTAAAGAGGATAAAAGTATTTGTAAATAAAAAATAACGCAAACAATAAACCACCTGAACCCTTCAGGCAGTCTGTTGTTTGCGTTATATTAAAGCACTACCTTCTACGCGCCGCCACACTAACTACGCCGTATCTGTAGAGCACTTTTTTACCGAACCAGCCGAACATCCGATCCGTAAAGAAGCCCATAAAGCCAAGGCAGAACAAGCCGACAAATATCCAGTCTGTACGGAAAAATAATCGAGAATTCCAAATCAGATACCCTACACCTTCGTTTGAAGCGATCATTTCAGCACCGATGATTGCCATATACGAGGTGCCCATCGCTAGCCGGATCCCCGTAAAAATATACGGTATCGTCGCCGGAACGATCACATGAATTAGGATTTGCCATTCACTAGCCCCCATGCTGCGGGCTGAACGGATTTTATCCTCCTCCACAGACATCACACCGGTTAAGGTATTTAGCACCACGATAAAAAAGGTAGCGTACATAATCAATGCAATCTTCGACTGCTCCCCAATGCCAAACCATACTAGAAACAATGTAATGAACGCAATCGGCGGGATAAAGCGGATAAAGTTCAGAAAAGGCTCCGCAAATATACGAATCACATTCACCTTTCCAATAATCAGACCTACGGGAATCGCCATTAAACTACCCAATACCCAGCCAATGAGCACCCGGTAAAAGCTAATCCCGATATATTGCATCAAAGTACCGTCTTCTAGCAGCTCCCGCCCGCCCTTGAGCGTGCTCCAAGGCCCGGGAATCACATCAGGGCCGTAGATTACTGCCCCAAGCTGCCAAATGCAGAGTGCGGTAATCCATAGTATGGATACGGAAACCCATTTCTTCTCCACCCATTTCCTCATCTATCTCACCCTATCCTATTCTTCGAAATGACTTTGAATTTGGTTGTACAACGAGTAAAATTCCGGTGAGGCTACGTCCCGTGGATAAGGCAGTGTATTGTCATAGATATCCGTGATATTGGAGGAAGGTCCTACAGACATAATGCCAATCCGTTCCCCTAGCAGCAATGCCTCCTGAATATCATGAGTTACAAAAATCACCGTCTTATGCGTCTGTTGCCAGATATTGACCAGCTCCTTCTGCATCGTCCTACGGGTCATCGCATCGAGTGCACCAAAGGGTTCATCCATCAGCAGGATCGCCGGATCATTCGCGAGCACCCTAGCCAGCTGAACACGCTGCTTCATACCTCCTGATAGCTCCTTCGGGAACTTTTCCTCGTGTCCGTTCAATCCAACAAGTCCGATATACCGATCCGATATGGAGCGCCGTTCTGCTTTTGCGATTTTCTTCATTCGCAGTCCGAACTCCACGTTCTCACGGACGGTCAACCAAGGGAATAAAGAGGAGTCCGCCTGTTGAAACACCACCGCTCGGTCTCTGCCAGGCTTATTCACCTCTTCGTTATCCACCCGCAGATTACCGCCGGATTTGGAGACAAATCCGGCGATCATATTCAGCAGCGTCGATTTTCCGCAGCCACTTGGACCTAGTAGAACGAAGAACTCTCCACCTTTTATTACGAGATTCACATCTTTAATAATGTAGTGAACATCTCCAGCGGCTGGCTCACTGTAGCTCTTGCGAAGCTGCTCAATATGAATGGTGTTCTGCTTAGCAGTTAATGACATTCTGAACCCTCCTATTTCTTGTACGTAACCTCTTCTGGCAATGCCTTCGCCAGCGGCTCAAGATTCAGCTTGCGATCCAGATCGAAATCCTTCTCGATGATTCCTGTGTCGACCATATATTGCTTCTGCTTAGTCAGACTGTCATAAGCCTCCTGCGTGAATCCGAGGGCCCATGGATTGTTTGGAAGATCTTTGATCGTAGATTCCTTAGGCTGCTTCACTTCCTCATACATCAGATCGGCAACCTCATCTGGATGAGCCTGTGCATAGACCCCAGCTTCATCCACTGCTGCGAGAAAGCTCGCGATCCCCTGTGGATTGTTAGCTACAAAATCATTTCCTGCTACAATGCCCATACCTAACCGCACGGTTGTTTTGGACATATCCGTCAGCTCATGTACGCCTGCAAGGGCACCCAGCTTATCATTAAGAACTGAACCATAGAACCATGCGCCATCCACAGCCCCTTGCTTCAAAGCGATATAAGATTCATCGAATGCTCCCTGTCCTATCAACTCCACATCACTTAAAGCAAGCTGATTTTCTTTCAAATATTCATCCCAAAGGTACGGAATGAAGGTTCCGCGAATAAAGCTCAGCTTCTTGCCTTTCAGCTCCTCAGCTGTCTTGATATCATCCTGTACGAACAGCTTCCATTCTGTAGAAGCTTCATCTGTCGCCAGACCCGCCGAGGCGATGATCGAGTAATCTCCCTTCGAAACTGCATTCAGTAAGGGAAAGTCCGCTCCGAAAGCCACATCCACCTGTTTAATAAAGAGTGCATTTACGCCTTCTGCCGGAGAACCGAAGTTGACTAGTTCAGCGTCTATCCCGTGTTTAGCAAATATCCCCTTATCTAACGCCACTCGAAAGGTCGGATTCGTATTAATGTCGGCAATTTTAATCTTCAACGTCTCTTCTTTGCCGCTCGCCGCTCCATCCTCCGAAGGCGACGCATCGCCTTTGGAGCTGCAGCCTGACAAAAGAATCACCAACGATAAGGATAAGAGCAGAAAGCTTGAGCTGATCCATGATTTTTTCAAAACAACATCCCCCTCGAATTTGTTAATTGGCTTTGCGGCTACTTCCTTCATCTGTCGTCGCTACACAAGCAGCTCCCTCAACAAACGGTAGGGTTGTCGCTACACTTACTACAGAATCCGATCCCTTAGGTGCGGCCCCTGGTACTCTGAACTGCGTTACATCTATTGCCTCAATCGCTTGTTCCACTGGCTTCTCCAGCTGTGGTACCCACGCATAAGGTACACGGTAGGAACGGTAGACCATGTTCGTATTTCTGGAGTCTATAAATGGCGAGATATATTCCCACACCAGTTCATGTTCTGGCGTAACTTCAAATAATCTGCCGTTGGAGCCCTCCGTGATTAAGGTATTGCCATTCGGCAACCGCTGAGCTGAGCTGATGTAAGGACTGTAGAATTTATAAGAATCAGTAGGAACGGAGAAGCCTGCTTCTGCCGCGGTATACTGCCACTCAATTTCGAGTGTTACTGGATTGATCTCCAGAATTCGCGAGTGATCGCGGAGTGCATTCTTTTGCCCAAAGGGAGAAGATGGATTTGGAAGACCATAACCACCCCAACCTCCGTTATCAAATACGAGTAAGTTGCCTTCTCCCGGCAAACCCTTCGGAATGATATGCGCATGATGCTGGCCAATGATCCAGTCAATATGCTTCAATTCTGGTAACGAGTAGTCTGGACCTATTCTCCACACGATGGCTCCCGTACGCTTATCCGTAATCGCGATAATATTGGCTTCTCGCGCATCCCAGATCACATTATCCGGATGGAACCGCTCATCACCCGCATCATAAAATTTATTTGGGCCTACATAGGAGGCCGAATTGATATGCAGCCAGTCTCCAACACCGCCACCCAGATTCCCGAAGGAGCGTGAGTTAGGATCACGAAAAAGTACGTTTTTGGCCGCTTCATCAAAGCCTAGCTCTGCAAAATGTTCGTTCGGAGCCCATTCCCAGACGATATTCCCTTCCCAATCAACCTCGATAATCGTATCATCTAGCAACTGCTTGTCGGAGATTTGGTGGTTGTAGATATTTTTGTGAGCGAGGATTAAAGTATTGCCACCGTCTACTTTGGGCTCAAGCCCTGGTGCAAAATATCCTACCGGATTACCTTCGCGCTGATAATCGTGATGCTGGCGAGCATACCAGAGTGGTTCATAACCCGGATCTTCTATATGTTCATAGCTGTTATATTTCCATACGATGTTGCCGTCCCAATCGACCTGAACCAGATCTACATTGTCCTGTATGCCGAATTTCGGATCTCTTCTTCCTGTGCTGCCTAATACATAACCACCGGGGAAGATCTTGGCCGGAAATCCAAGCAGTCCCTTCCACAAGTGCACCTCTTTACCGTTCATATCAATCAGTACAACGCCTTCTTCACCAGCCTGAAATACAGTGTAGCCACTCCATGCTTTGCCCGGATTATATACGGTTGCTCCAGTTGGATAAATGGTTGAATGTCCCATGTTTCATCTCTCCTATATTCGATTTATTTTAGTAGCTAAGATAATTACTTTTCTTTGAAGAGGCTCGTGGCTTCTGTTCAAGGATTAACGAGGCTTCACCCTCAGCATTCTCCTTCGCCAGCTTCAGCAAGGCATCCGAGAATCCCTCCAGATTACTGATGATCCGCTGGTAGAAGTGACTTTGCTGCGCCAATTCCTCTTCCGTAAAATCCTCAAACAGAAGCGAAATACATCGTTCCCCGATATTGCTGTTAAGCTCTGCCATCTCTCGGCCTTTGTCCGTGATGTCCAGCATCACCGTCCTGCGATCCCCTTCCTTGCGTCTGCGCACGGTATATCCGCCGGCTTCCAGCTTATCGCTTAGCGCGGTGATCGCACCTGACGTGAAATCCAGTTCATCCGCTAAGTCTCCAAGCCGCTGTTCACCCTCGCGAATGATTTTATGCAGAATTAGCATGCCTGGTAAAGAGATACCTTCCACGGTGACCTTATCCCGCTCCTTAACGAATCTACGGACCACCTTGCGGAATACCCAATCTGTCTCCTCCAGCTGCCTCCAGTACTTGTCGCTCATTGCTACCTCATCTCTCTCCATAGCCAACAAAAAAAGACTCCCAGCACATACCCCTAACAAGGGATTAGTGCGGGAGCCTTTGGCGGTCCAATCGGCTCGGATGGATTATTTCACTATTCATTTAATTACTGTTTAAGTATTGCTGATATCATATACCCCTTTATTCCTACCTGTCAAGTATGGATTTATTCACAATCAAATTAAATTTGAAATTCCCGTTGACATTTTGCCCATTGTTAAATATATTGTACCTAAGAATAATTGTTTACCTAGGGAAACAAATTAGAAGTTGATAACAAATGTTTCTTATAGGAAACAAGCTAGTACATCTTTAAGACGAGGAGTTTTTTCATGATCGAAATTAGAAATCTTAACGTGGATTATTTCGGTAATTCTGCACTGGAAAATATAAATATAGACATCCCTTTTGGACATACGGTAGGAATTATCGGGCCGAATGGTGCCGGTAAATCTACATTCATTAAGTCATTGTTAGAGGTGATCAAGAAGAGAACCGGAACGGTGATGATAGAGGGGAGAGACATTTCTGAATATAAACGCAAGATAGCATATGTGCCGCAAAAAAATGACATTGATCTTACCTTTCCAATCACAGTAAAGGATACTGTCCTAACTGGAACTTACCCAAATCTGAGGATTTTTCAGCGTCCCGGAAAAAAAGAGCGAGAAAGGGTCGCACAATGCATGGCAATGGTGGATATTAGTGACCTTGCAGACAAACAGATTAGCAATTTATCTGGAGGACAGCTTCAAAGGGTCTTTATTGCCAGGGCTCTCGCACAGCAAGCTAATGTATTTTTTTTAGATGAGCCTTTTGTCGGTATCGACTTAGTCAGTGAGAAGATTATTGTAGAACTGCTTAAGCATCTTCGCGAGGAAGGGAAAACCATACTGATCGTTCATCATGATTTGCATGAAGTCGAAGAATATTTTGACAAAGTTATCATTCTAAATAAAAAGCTTATTGCTTTTGGTGACGTTAAAGATACCTTTACATCAGAGAATATTCTCAGAGCATATGGTGCCTCCTTAGGTAATCTGGTGGTCAAAGGAATGGGGGGTGCTGAAAATGATTGATTATTTCTCTAGTTTATTAAATATTCCGATATACGCACTTAACGCCGGATTATCTGCGATCATCCTTGGAATTGTATCAGGAGCTTTAGGGAGTTTTATTGTGCTTAGAAAAATGTCTTTGATGGGGGATGCCTTGTCCCATGCTGTACTCCCTGGTGTGGCGTTATCTTATATATTAGGGATCAACATTCTTCTGGGGGCCTCACTATTTGGACTTCTAGCAGCCATTCTCATTCAATTTATTACAAGCCGCAGCAATATCAAAAGTGATACCTCTATCGGGATTATTCTCAGTTCGTTTTTTGCTCTAGGTATTGTTCTAATCACCTTTGCCAAGAGCGGGCTTGATCTGACTCATATTTTGTTTGGCAACATTCTGGCCGTCCCACAGTCCGAGTTAATGCAATCATTTATTATTATGCTTGTTGTTATCGCCGTTATTTCATTGTTGTATAAAGAGCTTTTAATGAGTTCGTTTGATCCGGTTGTCTCTAAAGCCTATGGGTTAAAAACAGGGTTCTACCATTATTTATTGATGATGCTGCTATCTGTGGTTACCGTATCTTCATTATCTCAAGTAGGAATTGTGCTTGTTATTGCAATGCTTGTTATTCCTGCCGCTACATCCTATCTCTGGACGAATAAGCTAATCCACATGATTATTGTAGCTTCTGCAATCGGCGCTGTATCCGGAATATTAGGCGTGTTTGTAAGCTTTAGATTCAATTTACCCACAAGTGCCACCATTGTTCTGGTAGGTGTAAGTTTGTTTGCTATTTCATTTATCATCTCACCTAAAAATAATTTCCTGAGGAAAGGGTTGAAACAAGGATGAAACACATAAGGATTCTCTCTTTGGCAATGTTCATTTTAATTCTTACCGCTTGTTCAAATGCTAGTGAAGGAGAAACAGACAATGATAAGCTGAAGATTGTTGCGACGTACTCCATTATCGCGGATATGACAGAAAACATTGTTGGGGAAAAAGCTGAAGTATACAGTATGGTTCCTATCGGAACAGATCCGCATATGTACGACCCATTACCGAAGGATACAAGTAAAGTATCTAGCGCAGATATCATTTTCTATAACGGAATGAACCTAGAGACAGGTAAGGGATGGTTTCAGGACCTGCTTGATGTCACTAATAAAAAGGATGTTGCTTTTGCAGTCTCCGATGAAGTATCTCCCCTGTACCTAAGTGAAAAGGGTAAAGAAACTCAGGTAGATCCTCATGCCTGGCTCGATATTCAGAATGCAATAAAATATGTAGATATTATCACTAAACGTGTAATCGAAAAAGATCCGGACAACAAACAATTTTATCTGAATAATCAATCAGAATATGTTAAAAAACTTAATGAATTAGATCAATATGCCATAGAAGCGGTAGAGAA
This window of the Paenibacillus sp. FSL R10-2734 genome carries:
- a CDS encoding ABC transporter permease produces the protein MRKWVEKKWVSVSILWITALCIWQLGAVIYGPDVIPGPWSTLKGGRELLEDGTLMQYIGISFYRVLIGWVLGSLMAIPVGLIIGKVNVIRIFAEPFLNFIRFIPPIAFITLFLVWFGIGEQSKIALIMYATFFIVVLNTLTGVMSVEEDKIRSARSMGASEWQILIHVIVPATIPYIFTGIRLAMGTSYMAIIGAEMIASNEGVGYLIWNSRLFFRTDWIFVGLFCLGFMGFFTDRMFGWFGKKVLYRYGVVSVAARRR
- a CDS encoding ABC transporter ATP-binding protein, with the protein product MSLTAKQNTIHIEQLRKSYSEPAAGDVHYIIKDVNLVIKGGEFFVLLGPSGCGKSTLLNMIAGFVSKSGGNLRVDNEEVNKPGRDRAVVFQQADSSLFPWLTVRENVEFGLRMKKIAKAERRSISDRYIGLVGLNGHEEKFPKELSGGMKQRVQLARVLANDPAILLMDEPFGALDAMTRRTMQKELVNIWQQTHKTVIFVTHDIQEALLLGERIGIMSVGPSSNITDIYDNTLPYPRDVASPEFYSLYNQIQSHFEE
- a CDS encoding ABC transporter substrate-binding protein; the encoded protein is MKEVAAKPINKFEGDVVLKKSWISSSFLLLSLSLVILLSGCSSKGDASPSEDGAASGKEETLKIKIADINTNPTFRVALDKGIFAKHGIDAELVNFGSPAEGVNALFIKQVDVAFGADFPLLNAVSKGDYSIIASAGLATDEASTEWKLFVQDDIKTAEELKGKKLSFIRGTFIPYLWDEYLKENQLALSDVELIGQGAFDESYIALKQGAVDGAWFYGSVLNDKLGALAGVHELTDMSKTTVRLGMGIVAGNDFVANNPQGIASFLAAVDEAGVYAQAHPDEVADLMYEEVKQPKESTIKDLPNNPWALGFTQEAYDSLTKQKQYMVDTGIIEKDFDLDRKLNLEPLAKALPEEVTYKK
- a CDS encoding metal ABC transporter substrate-binding protein — translated: MKHIRILSLAMFILILTACSNASEGETDNDKLKIVATYSIIADMTENIVGEKAEVYSMVPIGTDPHMYDPLPKDTSKVSSADIIFYNGMNLETGKGWFQDLLDVTNKKDVAFAVSDEVSPLYLSEKGKETQVDPHAWLDIQNAIKYVDIITKRVIEKDPDNKQFYLNNQSEYVKKLNELDQYAIEAVEKIPQEKRILVTSEGAFKYFSKAYGFESAFIWEINTDSQGTPEQMKRIINIIDENQVPALFLETSVNPKTMETISIETGVPIHSKIFTDSLAKKGEDGDTYIKMIKWNIDKVVEGLSS
- a CDS encoding alkaline phosphatase family protein — its product is MTEMTNKLIVVVLDGLRYDAARKYMGYLEHLVEQGSLSCYRVQSELPSLSRPLYEVLLTGTPVSRNGITANHIVRPSREESVFHLAVAANLRTAAVAYHWVSELYNSAPFNPLADRHQHNVMKPIQHGSFYFEDHYPDSHVFADAVYLRSAYDPHFLYIHSMNIDDAGHRYGGESKEYELSVRTADGLLATVLPIWMEQGYKILITADHGMNANGYHGGITSSERDVPLYTFGVDALSLEKEAEALPQLRMAPLMCHCLGLAPSAAMSKEGLPPLVQRQPHQEVDEPLPLG
- a CDS encoding aryl-sulfate sulfotransferase, with the protein product MGHSTIYPTGATVYNPGKAWSGYTVFQAGEEGVVLIDMNGKEVHLWKGLLGFPAKIFPGGYVLGSTGRRDPKFGIQDNVDLVQVDWDGNIVWKYNSYEHIEDPGYEPLWYARQHHDYQREGNPVGYFAPGLEPKVDGGNTLILAHKNIYNHQISDKQLLDDTIIEVDWEGNIVWEWAPNEHFAELGFDEAAKNVLFRDPNSRSFGNLGGGVGDWLHINSASYVGPNKFYDAGDERFHPDNVIWDAREANIIAITDKRTGAIVWRIGPDYSLPELKHIDWIIGQHHAHIIPKGLPGEGNLLVFDNGGWGGYGLPNPSSPFGQKNALRDHSRILEINPVTLEIEWQYTAAEAGFSVPTDSYKFYSPYISSAQRLPNGNTLITEGSNGRLFEVTPEHELVWEYISPFIDSRNTNMVYRSYRVPYAWVPQLEKPVEQAIEAIDVTQFRVPGAAPKGSDSVVSVATTLPFVEGAACVATTDEGSSRKAN
- a CDS encoding metal ABC transporter ATP-binding protein, with the translated sequence MEIRNLNVDYFGNSALENINIDIPFGHTVGIIGPNGAGKSTFIKSLLEVIKKRTGTVMIEGRDISEYKRKIAYVPQKNDIDLTFPITVKDTVLTGTYPNLRIFQRPGKKERERVAQCMAMVDISDLADKQISNLSGGQLQRVFIARALAQQANVFFLDEPFVGIDLVSEKIIVELLKHLREEGKTILIVHHDLHEVEEYFDKVIILNKKLIAFGDVKDTFTSENILRAYGASLGNLVVKGMGGAEND
- a CDS encoding metal ABC transporter permease: MIDYFSSLLNIPIYALNAGLSAIILGIVSGALGSFIVLRKMSLMGDALSHAVLPGVALSYILGINILLGASLFGLLAAILIQFITSRSNIKSDTSIGIILSSFFALGIVLITFAKSGLDLTHILFGNILAVPQSELMQSFIIMLVVIAVISLLYKELLMSSFDPVVSKAYGLKTGFYHYLLMMLLSVVTVSSLSQVGIVLVIAMLVIPAATSYLWTNKLIHMIIVASAIGAVSGILGVFVSFRFNLPTSATIVLVGVSLFAISFIISPKNNFLRKGLKQG
- a CDS encoding MarR family transcriptional regulator, translated to MERDEVAMSDKYWRQLEETDWVFRKVVRRFVKERDKVTVEGISLPGMLILHKIIREGEQRLGDLADELDFTSGAITALSDKLEAGGYTVRRRKEGDRRTVMLDITDKGREMAELNSNIGERCISLLFEDFTEEELAQQSHFYQRIISNLEGFSDALLKLAKENAEGEASLILEQKPRASSKKSNYLSY